A genome region from Candidatus Gorgyraea atricola includes the following:
- a CDS encoding ATP-dependent DNA helicase codes for MSGFDKFYKELNVEQKMAVDTVDGPVLVLAGPGTGKTQLLSVRAANIIRTEKVLPENILILTYTNAATKTMKERLAKIIGFKGYDVHVSTFHSFANSIILDSEEASNYIQERIQITDIENLKAIEYVLDHSKDVSDIRPFRAPYTYVREIQKRISDLKREGISPEEFSKYVKDIKPDNVYVEQKHIPRIKALAIVYSQYEKLKEGKNKDIFDERGRYDYDDMIMIAMDAINKEKLLKEKYQQLYKYIMVDEFQDTNGAQLKFLFSLIKDAHSNLCCVGDDDQSIYRFQGASIANFKELKKKFKDLKTISLKDNYRSVKEIIDLSQNLIKELPQNERIGEKSLISKVDFKKKSIEYREFTANEEELCFIVERIKQLCAKEKGLSYDDIAVLVRKRSLIPRIIDALLQAGIPYATDGKEDIRSEMRVRQMLDILELASIEPQDFGERDRILYKILIADYFEIPHKDILDFINKVNKKKKNRENVTLLSEFFKDKDFKDTAAIIEKFLKESLFKPVHAVLMEYIRDAGIYKYILKTYDKDEVLRIRQVRGLASFVNMVKEYDLSNPGIDLKKFIEEIKTRNEHNLAIQGELVTMTQNGVRIFTAHASKGQEFHSVIIPFCLQDDSWPIKPMPDKIPLGPEILGGIEKVDSKERIKKLRFYDETRLFYVAISRAKSNILFTCSPKENKISSSFIHRLDLETKENFFKEEDVLAGSLIKADFKDPFVGTEKILGDMVKDMTLNPTSINNYLYCRRKFLYDNVLMLPGAKKQSLIFGNAVHEGLEHVYGHFMKTDKFPDFQFFKDRFSDALKYQGPEKAIELRCKEQFEGLRRFFSRISSNPVKPIGLENRMPINIDGIIITGKYDRLDIEDNNEKSLRVVDYKTGQPRNHAKGIFQCKSLEDESCDGYLRQLACYKLLYEKDKTRKDNDLFVSHGVVIFVEPAKEDVRSYGIKKGEPTEFKVELREEMVDEMVGIIKSVWASVQDLHFEKLEERDKKKCNWCDFDHICWK; via the coding sequence ATGTCAGGGTTTGATAAATTCTATAAAGAACTTAATGTAGAGCAGAAGATGGCTGTAGATACAGTGGATGGGCCGGTGTTGGTCCTTGCCGGGCCTGGGACTGGGAAGACTCAGCTTTTATCTGTTCGTGCCGCTAATATTATCCGTACGGAAAAGGTCCTGCCTGAGAATATTCTGATTCTTACCTATACAAATGCCGCTACAAAGACCATGAAGGAGCGTTTGGCAAAGATCATTGGGTTTAAGGGCTATGACGTGCATGTTTCTACCTTCCATAGTTTCGCTAACTCCATAATACTTGATTCAGAAGAGGCCTCGAATTATATCCAGGAGAGGATTCAGATCACAGATATCGAGAATCTAAAGGCCATAGAATATGTACTGGATCATTCTAAGGATGTTTCTGATATAAGGCCTTTTCGCGCGCCATATACATACGTTAGGGAGATACAAAAAAGGATAAGCGACCTTAAGAGAGAAGGCATAAGCCCGGAAGAATTTTCTAAATACGTTAAAGACATAAAACCTGACAATGTATATGTTGAGCAAAAACATATCCCGCGCATAAAGGCACTGGCAATCGTCTATAGCCAGTATGAAAAACTCAAGGAAGGAAAAAATAAAGACATATTCGACGAGCGCGGGAGATATGACTATGACGACATGATCATGATCGCGATGGACGCGATAAATAAAGAAAAGCTACTTAAAGAAAAATATCAGCAGCTTTATAAATACATAATGGTGGACGAGTTCCAGGACACAAATGGCGCACAGCTTAAATTCTTATTCTCTCTTATAAAGGATGCGCATTCTAATCTCTGCTGCGTAGGAGATGATGACCAGTCTATCTATCGGTTCCAGGGCGCAAGCATCGCTAACTTTAAAGAACTAAAAAAGAAATTCAAGGATCTGAAAACAATTTCCCTTAAAGACAATTACCGCTCAGTAAAAGAGATCATAGACCTTTCGCAGAACCTCATAAAAGAACTTCCTCAAAATGAGCGCATAGGAGAAAAATCCCTTATATCAAAAGTAGATTTTAAGAAAAAATCAATAGAATACAGGGAATTTACCGCTAATGAAGAAGAGCTCTGTTTTATCGTCGAGCGGATAAAGCAGTTATGCGCTAAAGAAAAAGGCCTTTCTTACGACGACATTGCGGTATTAGTAAGAAAGAGAAGCCTGATCCCGAGGATAATAGACGCGTTGCTTCAGGCAGGCATCCCGTATGCTACTGATGGGAAAGAAGACATAAGAAGCGAGATGCGCGTAAGACAGATGCTGGATATCCTGGAGCTTGCGAGCATTGAACCTCAGGATTTTGGGGAAAGAGACAGGATCTTATATAAGATCCTCATAGCTGATTATTTCGAGATCCCGCACAAGGATATCCTGGATTTTATAAACAAGGTCAATAAGAAAAAGAAAAATAGAGAAAATGTTACGCTTCTCTCAGAATTTTTTAAAGACAAAGATTTTAAAGATACAGCTGCCATAATAGAAAAATTCTTAAAAGAGAGTCTGTTTAAACCTGTGCATGCAGTGCTCATGGAATACATCAGGGACGCAGGGATCTATAAATATATCCTTAAGACCTACGACAAGGATGAAGTCTTAAGGATCAGGCAGGTACGCGGCCTTGCTTCGTTCGTAAACATGGTAAAGGAATATGATCTTTCAAATCCTGGCATAGATTTGAAGAAATTCATAGAGGAGATCAAGACGCGCAACGAACATAATCTCGCTATCCAGGGAGAGCTTGTCACAATGACGCAGAATGGCGTAAGGATCTTTACTGCGCATGCCTCAAAGGGGCAGGAATTCCACAGCGTGATAATTCCTTTTTGCCTGCAGGACGATAGCTGGCCCATAAAACCAATGCCTGATAAGATCCCTCTTGGACCTGAGATACTGGGAGGCATTGAAAAGGTGGATAGTAAAGAAAGAATAAAAAAGTTGAGATTCTATGACGAGACAAGACTTTTTTATGTGGCCATAAGCAGAGCAAAGAGCAATATACTTTTTACATGCAGCCCTAAAGAGAACAAGATCTCCAGTTCGTTTATCCATAGATTGGATCTAGAGACCAAGGAGAACTTCTTTAAGGAGGAGGATGTACTGGCCGGATCTTTGATCAAAGCGGATTTTAAAGATCCTTTTGTAGGCACTGAGAAGATCCTGGGTGATATGGTCAAGGATATGACTTTGAATCCCACAAGCATAAATAACTATCTATACTGCAGGAGAAAATTTCTCTATGACAATGTCCTGATGCTTCCAGGCGCAAAGAAACAGAGCCTGATCTTTGGTAATGCAGTGCATGAGGGCCTGGAGCATGTGTACGGGCATTTTATGAAGACAGATAAATTTCCGGATTTTCAGTTTTTTAAAGATAGATTTTCTGACGCGTTGAAATACCAGGGCCCTGAGAAGGCAATAGAGCTTCGCTGTAAAGAACAGTTCGAGGGGTTGAGGAGATTTTTTAGCAGGATATCTTCAAATCCTGTCAAGCCTATTGGTCTGGAGAATCGTATGCCAATAAATATTGACGGCATTATCATTACTGGAAAATACGATAGATTAGACATAGAAGACAATAATGAAAAATCACTTCGCGTAGTAGACTATAAAACAGGCCAGCCAAGGAATCATGCAAAGGGTATCTTCCAGTGCAAGAGCCTGGAGGATGAATCCTGCGATGGTTATCTTCGTCAGCTCGCGTGCTATAAACTTTTATACGAAAAGGACAAGACGCGAAAGGACAATGATCTATTTGTGAGTCATGGCGTGGTGATATTCGTAGAGCCTGCAAAAGAGGATGTGCGCAGTTATGGAATAAAAAAGGGCGAGCCCACTGAATTTAAGGTCGAACTCAGGGAAGAAATGGTAGATGAAATGGTAGGCATAATAAAGAGTGTTTGGGCAAGCGTGCAGGATCTGCATTTTGAAAAATTAGAGGAACGCGACAAGAAAAAATGCAACTGGTGTGACTTTGATCACATATGTTGGAAATAA
- a CDS encoding peptidoglycan-binding protein — translation MRRFFIIFMTAVLISGCNIVPKSMQYQKEEEKTIGSVDVVNPLVEEAQIVLDSLGYNAGTMDGKMGKKTRQAIKEFQESIGLRSTGYIDKRTWMAVEDIMRESERRDLKKDYNIEVRSPYLEEIYDSESKLGVTTRQIQTALKNAGFDPGTIDGKSGPRTQQAIKEFQRTKGLKIDGKVGAQTWTELGKYLK, via the coding sequence ATGAGGAGATTTTTTATTATTTTTATGACAGCAGTTTTAATCTCGGGTTGCAATATTGTTCCTAAGTCGATGCAGTACCAGAAAGAGGAAGAAAAGACTATAGGCAGCGTGGATGTGGTCAATCCTCTTGTGGAAGAGGCGCAGATCGTGCTGGATAGTCTAGGATATAACGCCGGGACCATGGATGGCAAAATGGGCAAAAAGACCAGACAGGCCATAAAGGAATTTCAGGAGTCCATAGGCTTGAGGAGCACAGGTTATATTGATAAACGCACCTGGATGGCAGTAGAGGATATAATGAGAGAGAGTGAGAGGCGCGACCTGAAAAAGGATTATAATATAGAGGTGAGGAGCCCGTATTTAGAAGAGATCTATGATTCTGAGAGTAAGTTAGGAGTTACAACAAGACAAATACAGACTGCTTTAAAAAATGCCGGATTTGACCCAGGCACTATAGACGGGAAATCAGGACCAAGGACGCAGCAGGCAATAAAGGAGTTCCAGCGCACAAAGGGCCTGAAGATAGATGGTAAGGTCGGTGCGCAGACATGGACAGAACTGGGCAAGTATCTTAAATAA
- a CDS encoding zinc metalloprotease HtpX has translation MNYIKTGMLLVLLTMLFVWIGGYFGGQSGATFAFVFALLMNFGAYWFSDRIVLAMHKAKEVSPKEVPELYNIVRELSSNAKLPMPKLYITPQNSPNAFATGRNPKHSAVCVTQGILNLLNREELKGVVAHELSHIKNRDTLIMTVAATIAGAITMLAYWARWVVILGGRGRNRDSNVIGYLFMLIVAPIAAMLIQLAISRSREYAADKRAAFIARDHIGLVNALLKLEKGAQAHPMQASQATAHLFIVNPLRGQALARLFSTHPPIQERVKRLKNINL, from the coding sequence ATGAACTATATAAAGACGGGCATGCTATTGGTTCTTTTGACAATGCTCTTTGTATGGATAGGCGGTTATTTCGGGGGTCAGTCTGGCGCGACGTTCGCATTTGTGTTTGCGCTTTTGATGAATTTTGGCGCGTATTGGTTCAGCGACAGAATAGTACTTGCCATGCATAAGGCCAAAGAGGTTTCTCCGAAGGAAGTACCTGAACTCTATAACATAGTCAGGGAGCTAAGTTCCAATGCAAAGCTTCCCATGCCAAAATTATATATAACGCCGCAGAATTCTCCAAATGCCTTTGCAACAGGCCGTAACCCAAAGCATTCAGCAGTATGCGTTACGCAGGGCATTCTGAATCTCCTGAATCGCGAAGAATTAAAAGGAGTTGTAGCTCATGAATTGTCACATATAAAAAATAGAGACACGTTGATAATGACTGTTGCAGCGACTATTGCAGGGGCGATTACTATGCTTGCATACTGGGCAAGATGGGTCGTGATATTAGGAGGAAGAGGAAGAAATAGAGACAGCAATGTCATTGGATATCTTTTTATGCTTATAGTTGCGCCAATCGCGGCAATGCTTATACAGCTTGCGATATCGCGCTCCAGGGAATACGCGGCTGATAAAAGGGCCGCGTTTATTGCGAGAGACCATATAGGTCTTGTAAATGCGCTTTTAAAATTAGAAAAAGGCGCACAGGCTCATCCTATGCAGGCAAGCCAGGCCACAGCGCATCTTTTTATAGTAAATCCATTGCGCGGCCAGGCACTGGCAAGACTTTTCAGCACGCACCCGCCAATACAGGAGAGAGTAAAGAGGCTGAAGAATATAAATCTATAG
- a CDS encoding MoxR family ATPase, which produces MVEFSPKYGQDIREINEKVKQASLFVQQINAELSKVIVGQKYAVDRLMIALLANGHILIEGVPGLAKTLAVKTLSNCIQTKFQRLQFTPDLLPADLIGTLVYNPKDGKFTTKKGPIFANLILADEINRAPAKVQSALLEAMQERQITIGENTFKLDDPFLVLATQNPIEQEGTYPLPEAQIDRFMLKIKMDYPNKKEEKEIMERMAGHVPAEVRSIVSPKDIIKAREIVSQVYIDDKIKDYIVDLVYATRRPEEYNLDIKSLISYGASPRASIYLNIAARAHAFIRGRGYVIPEDVKEIGMDVLRHRIIVTYEAEAEEMTSEDIVKRVFDEIEVP; this is translated from the coding sequence ATGGTAGAGTTTAGTCCTAAATATGGACAGGATATCAGGGAGATCAATGAAAAAGTCAAACAGGCTAGTCTTTTTGTGCAGCAGATCAATGCGGAGCTTTCAAAGGTCATTGTTGGCCAAAAGTATGCAGTAGACAGGCTCATGATAGCGCTTCTTGCCAACGGCCATATATTGATCGAAGGTGTGCCGGGCCTGGCAAAGACGCTTGCCGTCAAGACTCTTTCAAACTGCATCCAGACAAAATTCCAGCGTCTTCAGTTTACACCTGATCTATTGCCGGCTGATTTGATCGGTACGCTTGTGTATAATCCAAAGGATGGTAAGTTTACCACGAAAAAAGGCCCTATCTTCGCAAATCTGATTCTGGCAGACGAGATAAATAGGGCGCCAGCAAAAGTACAGAGCGCGCTTTTAGAGGCAATGCAAGAGCGTCAGATTACGATAGGAGAGAATACTTTTAAATTAGATGATCCATTTCTTGTCCTGGCCACTCAGAATCCAATAGAACAGGAAGGCACATACCCTCTTCCGGAAGCGCAGATCGATAGGTTCATGCTCAAGATAAAAATGGACTATCCTAATAAAAAAGAAGAAAAAGAGATCATGGAGCGCATGGCAGGGCATGTACCAGCTGAAGTACGATCGATTGTTTCTCCAAAAGATATCATAAAGGCAAGAGAGATAGTCAGCCAGGTCTATATAGACGATAAGATAAAAGATTATATAGTGGATCTTGTCTATGCAACGCGAAGGCCTGAAGAGTATAATCTGGATATAAAAAGCCTGATTTCGTATGGCGCTTCTCCGCGCGCATCTATATATCTAAATATAGCCGCTCGCGCGCACGCCTTTATCCGCGGCAGAGGTTATGTAATACCTGAGGATGTGAAAGAGATCGGCATGGATGTCCTGCGTCACCGCATTATTGTTACCTATGAAGCAGAAGCAGAAGAAATGACAAGCGAAGACATTGTAAAACGTGTGTTTGATGAAATAGAAGTACCATAG
- a CDS encoding DUF58 domain-containing protein produces the protein MIPKEILKKVRQIEIRTGRLVNNVFAGKYGSVFKGRGMEFHEVREYVPGDDIRSIDWNVTARAGNPYVKKFVEERELTVLLMADLSSSGDFGTKNKMKKEIMAEIGAVLAFSAIKNNDKVGLLLFTDHVEKFITPKKGKAHVLRVIRELLYYKPKGKKTSINAAIEYLGKVLKKKTVIFLISDFIDSDYEKRLRILNKRHDVIAIPISDPREMALPDVGLIEFEDAETGEVVYLDTSDDLLKKEFKKRKYSFIEERNRIFRSVGVDSVEISTDRPYIKPLMLFFKARSKRFR, from the coding sequence ATGATTCCGAAGGAAATCCTTAAAAAAGTCAGGCAGATCGAGATTCGGACAGGTCGGCTTGTGAATAATGTGTTTGCCGGTAAGTATGGGTCTGTGTTCAAGGGCCGCGGCATGGAATTCCACGAGGTGCGGGAATACGTGCCAGGTGACGACATCCGCTCCATCGACTGGAATGTGACAGCCCGTGCAGGCAATCCCTATGTCAAGAAATTCGTGGAAGAAAGAGAGCTCACAGTTTTACTAATGGCAGACTTGAGCTCATCGGGTGATTTTGGCACAAAAAACAAGATGAAGAAAGAGATAATGGCGGAGATAGGCGCTGTCCTTGCATTTAGCGCAATCAAGAATAATGATAAGGTCGGACTTTTGCTTTTTACAGACCATGTGGAAAAATTTATCACGCCTAAAAAAGGAAAGGCCCATGTCCTGAGGGTTATACGGGAGTTATTGTACTATAAGCCAAAGGGCAAAAAGACCAGCATCAATGCCGCCATTGAATATCTGGGAAAGGTTTTAAAAAAGAAGACTGTAATATTTCTCATATCAGATTTTATAGATTCTGACTATGAAAAGCGGTTGAGGATCTTAAATAAGCGTCATGATGTCATAGCCATACCTATTTCTGACCCGAGAGAGATGGCTCTTCCTGACGTGGGACTCATAGAATTTGAAGATGCTGAAACAGGCGAGGTGGTTTATCTGGACACGTCAGATGATTTACTGAAAAAAGAATTTAAAAAGAGAAAATACTCTTTTATTGAAGAGCGCAACAGGATATTTAGATCCGTAGGAGTTGATTCTGTAGAGATATCCACGGACAGACCTTACATAAAACCCCTTATGCTTTTTTTCAAGGCACGTTCCAAAAGATTCAGATGA
- a CDS encoding VWA domain-containing protein: MRFANPLFLILLGIIPLMIWDYFRRAKVREANLIFSDISIVKTVQPGFRVRYRHVPMILRIVAVFIFILALARPQAGQMEEEIITEGIDIMLTLDTSSSMKAEDFKPQNRLGAAKEVISEFIKSRKNDRIGLVVFSRSSFTQCPLTLDYGVLLDLLDKIDIGMIEDGTAIGTAIANSVNRLRDSKAKSKVIILLTDGINNAGKIDPQTAAKAARALEVKIYTIGAGKPGGAMYPVDHPIFGKRYVQMDTEIDEALLKEIAEETGGIYFRAKDEKGLEEIYETIGKLEKTEIETKEYANYHELATGFILPGFVVFLLGTILGNTLFRKIP, from the coding sequence ATGAGATTTGCCAATCCATTATTTTTAATATTACTTGGTATTATTCCTTTAATGATCTGGGATTATTTCAGGCGCGCTAAAGTCCGCGAGGCCAATCTTATATTTTCAGACATCTCGATCGTTAAGACGGTACAGCCTGGCTTTCGTGTTAGATATCGACACGTCCCAATGATTTTGCGTATAGTTGCCGTATTTATCTTTATCCTTGCCCTGGCAAGGCCTCAGGCAGGCCAGATGGAGGAGGAGATCATAACAGAAGGCATTGATATCATGCTCACGCTTGACACCTCTAGCAGTATGAAGGCAGAAGATTTTAAGCCGCAAAATAGATTGGGCGCGGCCAAAGAGGTAATAAGCGAATTTATTAAATCAAGGAAGAATGATAGGATCGGCCTTGTGGTTTTTTCAAGGTCCAGCTTTACTCAATGCCCGCTTACGCTTGATTATGGGGTGCTTTTGGATCTATTGGATAAGATAGATATAGGCATGATAGAAGACGGTACAGCCATAGGTACTGCGATTGCAAATTCTGTTAATAGACTCAGAGATTCTAAAGCCAAAAGTAAGGTCATCATCCTGCTTACAGACGGCATCAATAACGCGGGAAAGATAGACCCTCAAACAGCAGCAAAGGCGGCCCGGGCGCTCGAGGTAAAGATATATACTATAGGCGCTGGCAAGCCTGGAGGAGCGATGTATCCTGTAGATCATCCTATCTTTGGAAAAAGATACGTGCAGATGGATACAGAGATAGATGAGGCGCTTCTTAAAGAGATCGCAGAAGAAACAGGAGGCATATATTTCAGAGCAAAGGATGAAAAAGGGCTCGAGGAAATTTACGAGACCATAGGTAAGTTAGAGAAGACCGAGATTGAGACAAAGGAGTACGCGAATTATCACGAGCTTGCCACTGGTTTTATTTTGCCAGGATTTGTTGTGTTTTTACTAGGAACTATTTTGGGGAATACATTGTTTAGGAAGATTCCTTAG
- a CDS encoding VWA domain-containing protein yields the protein MHWGTPVYLNFLLIIPLLVVFFVFISINKRKAMNRFGDSSLVERLSVSKSAQKERASRILIVIITLFLILAFSRPQIGTKLTMTNRQGVDVMIAIDTSSSMMAQDIKPNRLEKAKLEVASLIDKLKGDRVGILTFSGTSFIQCPLTLDYNAAKMFLNIVAPGMMPRPGTAIGEAIEKTTKAFVKKQRKHKVLVLLTDGEDHETSPIEAAKKAKKEGIIIYTIGIGTRKGEPIPLIDESGNVTGYKKDKDGEVVMTKLDDSTLQKIALITGGKYYHATPREFELDKIYDEISKMEKKELSSRLFMQYEDRFQYFLAIALILLCIEFVIGDRKRA from the coding sequence ATGCACTGGGGTACGCCTGTATATCTTAATTTTCTTTTAATTATTCCGCTTCTTGTAGTCTTTTTTGTTTTCATCTCGATTAATAAAAGAAAGGCCATGAATAGGTTTGGAGATAGCTCGTTGGTCGAGAGGCTCTCTGTGTCTAAAAGCGCGCAGAAAGAAAGGGCCAGCAGGATCTTGATTGTAATTATAACTCTTTTTTTAATCTTGGCATTTTCAAGGCCCCAGATAGGTACAAAGCTGACCATGACTAATCGTCAGGGTGTTGATGTCATGATAGCCATAGATACGTCTTCAAGCATGATGGCGCAGGACATAAAACCGAACCGCCTGGAAAAGGCAAAACTCGAAGTCGCTTCCCTGATAGACAAGCTAAAAGGTGACAGGGTGGGTATCCTCACATTTTCAGGAACGAGTTTCATCCAGTGCCCCCTTACTCTTGATTATAATGCAGCAAAGATGTTTTTGAATATTGTAGCCCCAGGTATGATGCCTAGACCTGGAACAGCTATAGGTGAAGCCATAGAAAAGACTACCAAGGCCTTTGTCAAGAAGCAGCGAAAACACAAGGTACTGGTTTTATTGACAGACGGAGAGGATCACGAGACCAGTCCAATAGAAGCTGCTAAAAAGGCAAAAAAGGAAGGCATCATAATCTATACAATAGGTATAGGCACCAGGAAAGGAGAGCCTATACCCTTGATCGATGAATCAGGCAATGTCACAGGATACAAGAAGGACAAAGACGGCGAAGTAGTTATGACAAAGCTGGATGATTCAACGCTTCAAAAGATAGCGCTTATTACAGGCGGGAAATATTATCATGCCACTCCGCGTGAATTTGAACTGGATAAGATCTATGATGAAATAAGCAAGATGGAGAAAAAAGAACTTTCAAGCAGGCTTTTCATGCAGTACGAAGATAGATTCCAGTATTTTTTGGCAATAGCGCTTATACTTTTGTGCATAGAGTTTGTTATAGGAGATAGAAAGAGGGCATGA
- a CDS encoding tetratricopeptide repeat protein, with protein MRSLKFLVIIVFFFSTIGWIWQRPTVKKSKEAAKLHDEGKLDEALSKWRDAQIESPDKKELHYNIGGALHEQKRYDDSSKEYEKVLDTKDDELRAKTYYNIGNTLYRMEKLPEAIEGYEKCLEITPDDEDAKYNIEFIKKKLEEQKQQQQQDQEGQETRDKGQEQEQRDKEEQGTRDKGQEQEEQQDQGGQGTPNQSLRSGTGQARDKGQEEEQQRSSDEQEMSEEDAMRLLDAIKDDEKDLQKELRVQPIEGRYKVDKDW; from the coding sequence ATGAGATCATTAAAGTTCTTGGTGATAATAGTATTCTTTTTTTCAACAATTGGCTGGATATGGCAGAGACCTACTGTAAAAAAGAGTAAAGAAGCGGCTAAATTGCACGACGAGGGTAAATTAGACGAGGCACTTTCAAAATGGCGCGATGCGCAGATAGAGAGCCCGGATAAAAAAGAATTGCATTACAATATAGGAGGAGCGCTGCACGAACAAAAAAGATACGACGATTCATCTAAGGAATACGAAAAAGTACTGGATACAAAAGATGATGAACTTAGGGCCAAGACGTATTATAATATTGGGAATACGCTTTACAGGATGGAGAAATTACCTGAGGCGATAGAGGGCTATGAAAAGTGCTTAGAGATAACCCCTGATGATGAAGATGCAAAGTATAATATAGAGTTTATCAAGAAGAAGTTGGAGGAACAAAAACAACAGCAGCAACAGGATCAAGAGGGACAAGAAACAAGGGACAAGGGACAAGAGCAGGAACAACGAGACAAAGAGGAACAAGGAACAAGAGACAAGGGACAAGAGCAGGAAGAGCAACAGGATCAAGGGGGACAAGGGACCCCGAACCAGTCGCTTCGCTCCGGTACGGGGCAGGCAAGAGACAAGGGACAAGAGGAAGAGCAGCAACGTTCAAGTGATGAGCAAGAAATGTCTGAAGAAGACGCCATGCGTCTTCTCGATGCCATAAAGGATGATGAAAAAGACCTGCAAAAGGAATTAAGGGTACAACCAATAGAAGGCCGCTATAAAGTGGACAAAGACTGGTAA